From the Hylaeus volcanicus isolate JK05 chromosome 4, UHH_iyHylVolc1.0_haploid, whole genome shotgun sequence genome, one window contains:
- the LOC128875402 gene encoding protein neuralized isoform X3: MRPVFHVSPPRPPSVLSRACQRLGLRIMGQSSSNTGHSAPRSSSAGTNNLPPLTFHQVHGDNITLCNGGTIARRHESFCKGITFSARPVRVGEKVCVKFLEISDNWSGVIRFGFTSNDPINLRNGLPRYACPDLTNKPGYWAKALTEKVADRDAVLFYYVTSAGDVHFGVNGEENGVFFSGVETRGPLWTIIDVYGNTTAIEFVDPNRQHFNNIRRGAEHSNEDNAQHSRHSAMDDASNAGRDLERIILPSMQSMSIHHEPDVELPGLRFQPAGVIFTPLPFHPTRGRNIRFSNQQCVATRTDTEFCHGYAFTGRPLLLGERLVVQILATEPMYVGALAMGLTSCDPARLTAEDLPDDSDLLLDRPEYWVVSKDVASSPQPGDEIAFTVTHFGEVQMSKNGGPPNVVMHIDQSLQLWAFVDVYGSTQRVRMLASRPTSPPRQRQSNSSPATIVQQQQQQQQFSNHSNAATELSRFSEMVQFKPAVGGGTVLVVNLPPQTSCPTPPSSTPQPTYASAGHRNPHLHLPPSALASTSHPGSSRQTSAPLTGTMASTGSSTYVDPVNYQSMDGTLTSQASSHLQQWSEGLQPTPGQPSECSICYERSIDSVLYMCGHMCMCYTCAIQQWCGKGGGLCPLCRAPIKDVIRIYRS, translated from the exons CACCAAGATCGTCCAGTGCAGGTACCAACAATCTACCACCGTTGACGTTCCATCAGGTTCATGGCGACAATATCACGCTCTGCAATGGCGGGACCATCGCCAGAAGACACGAAAGCTTCTGCAAGGGCATCACGTTTAGCGCCAGGCCCGTACGAGTCGGCGAGAAG gTGTGCGTCAAGTTCCTCGAGATCTCCGACAACTGGAGCGGCGTGATAAGGTTCGGTTTCACGAGCAACGACCCCATCAACCTTCGAAACGGTCTGCCCAGGTACGCCTGTCCAGACTTGACGAACAAACCAGGCTATTGGGCGAAGGCTCTGACCGAGAAGGTGGCAGACAGAGACGCCGTCCTGTTCTACTACGTGACGTCGGCCGGCGACGTCCACTTCGGCGTGAACGGCGAAGAAAATGGCGTGTTCTTCAGCGGCGTGGAGACTCGCGGCCCCTTATGGACGATCATCGACGTCTACGGCAACACCACCGCCATCGAGTTCGTCGATCCCAACAGACAGCACTTCAACAACATCAGGAGAGGCGCCGAGCATAGCAACGAGGACAATGCGCAGCACAGCAGGCACTCGGCCATGGACGATGCCAGCAACGCCGGCAGGGACCTCGAGAGGATCATCCTTCCGTCCATGCAGAGCATGTCTATCCATCACGAGCCCGACGTCGAGCTGCCAGGGCTCAGGTTTCAACCGGCAGGCGTCATCTTCACACCGTTACCTTTCCACCC GACTCGAGGCAGGAACATCCGCTTCAGTAACCAGCAGTGCGTGGCAACGCGCACCGACACGGAATTCTGTCACGGCTACGCGTTCACGGGTCGACCGTTGCTGCTCGGAGAGCGCCTGGTGGTGCAAATACTCGCCACAGAGCCGATGTACGTCGGTGCTCTAGCGATGGGTCTGACCTCCTGCGATCCTGCTCGCCTAACAGCCGAAGACCTACCTGACGACAGCGATCTGTTGCTGGATCGTCCCGAGTACTGGGTGGTTTCTAAGGACGTGGCCTCTAGCCCTCAACCTGGCGACGAGATAGCCTTCACAGTGACCCACTTTGGAGAGGTTCAAATGAGCAAGAACGGCGGTCCTCCAAACGTGGTGATGCATATCGACCAGAGTCTGCAGCTCTGGGCGTTCGTCGACGTGTACGGTAGCACTCAGCGGGTCAGAATGCTGGCCAGCAGACCCACGTCTCCTCCGCGACAACGACAAAGCAACTCATCTCCGGCCACTATCGttcagcagcaacagcaacagcaacagttCTCGAATCACAGTAACGCTGCCACCGAGCTCTCCAGATTCTCCGAAATGGTTCAGTTTAAGCCGGCTGTAGGCGGTGGCACGGTCCTCGTGGTGAATCTACCGCCACAAACCAGCTGCCCGACGCCACCCTCGTCCACACCTCAGCCCACCTACGCCTCCGCGGGCCACAGAAATCCTCATCTGCACCTGCCACCAAGCGCGCTGGCGTCCACGTCGCATCCAGGATCATCCAGACAGACCTCGGCGCCGTTGACGGGCACCATGGCCAGCACGGGTTCCTCCACTTACGTCGACCCCGTCAACTACCAGAGTATGGACGGCACCCTCACGTCCCAGGCGTCGTCGCACTTGCAACAGTGGAGCGAGGGCCTTCAACCCACTCCTGGACAACCCAGCGAGTGCTCCATCTGCTACGAGAGGAGCATCGACAGCGTCCTGTACATGTGCGGACACATGTGCATGTGCTACACATGCGCCATCCAGCAGTGGTGCGGCAAGGGCGGCGGACTCTGCCCGCTCTGCAGGGCGCCCATCAAGGACGTGATTCGTATTTACAGATCCTGA
- the LOC128875402 gene encoding protein neuralized isoform X4 produces the protein MALSLSLSCQRPRRPLTVNRATRVARLRLSGNLFAPRSSSAGTNNLPPLTFHQVHGDNITLCNGGTIARRHESFCKGITFSARPVRVGEKVCVKFLEISDNWSGVIRFGFTSNDPINLRNGLPRYACPDLTNKPGYWAKALTEKVADRDAVLFYYVTSAGDVHFGVNGEENGVFFSGVETRGPLWTIIDVYGNTTAIEFVDPNRQHFNNIRRGAEHSNEDNAQHSRHSAMDDASNAGRDLERIILPSMQSMSIHHEPDVELPGLRFQPAGVIFTPLPFHPTRGRNIRFSNQQCVATRTDTEFCHGYAFTGRPLLLGERLVVQILATEPMYVGALAMGLTSCDPARLTAEDLPDDSDLLLDRPEYWVVSKDVASSPQPGDEIAFTVTHFGEVQMSKNGGPPNVVMHIDQSLQLWAFVDVYGSTQRVRMLASRPTSPPRQRQSNSSPATIVQQQQQQQQFSNHSNAATELSRFSEMVQFKPAVGGGTVLVVNLPPQTSCPTPPSSTPQPTYASAGHRNPHLHLPPSALASTSHPGSSRQTSAPLTGTMASTGSSTYVDPVNYQSMDGTLTSQASSHLQQWSEGLQPTPGQPSECSICYERSIDSVLYMCGHMCMCYTCAIQQWCGKGGGLCPLCRAPIKDVIRIYRS, from the exons CACCAAGATCGTCCAGTGCAGGTACCAACAATCTACCACCGTTGACGTTCCATCAGGTTCATGGCGACAATATCACGCTCTGCAATGGCGGGACCATCGCCAGAAGACACGAAAGCTTCTGCAAGGGCATCACGTTTAGCGCCAGGCCCGTACGAGTCGGCGAGAAG gTGTGCGTCAAGTTCCTCGAGATCTCCGACAACTGGAGCGGCGTGATAAGGTTCGGTTTCACGAGCAACGACCCCATCAACCTTCGAAACGGTCTGCCCAGGTACGCCTGTCCAGACTTGACGAACAAACCAGGCTATTGGGCGAAGGCTCTGACCGAGAAGGTGGCAGACAGAGACGCCGTCCTGTTCTACTACGTGACGTCGGCCGGCGACGTCCACTTCGGCGTGAACGGCGAAGAAAATGGCGTGTTCTTCAGCGGCGTGGAGACTCGCGGCCCCTTATGGACGATCATCGACGTCTACGGCAACACCACCGCCATCGAGTTCGTCGATCCCAACAGACAGCACTTCAACAACATCAGGAGAGGCGCCGAGCATAGCAACGAGGACAATGCGCAGCACAGCAGGCACTCGGCCATGGACGATGCCAGCAACGCCGGCAGGGACCTCGAGAGGATCATCCTTCCGTCCATGCAGAGCATGTCTATCCATCACGAGCCCGACGTCGAGCTGCCAGGGCTCAGGTTTCAACCGGCAGGCGTCATCTTCACACCGTTACCTTTCCACCC GACTCGAGGCAGGAACATCCGCTTCAGTAACCAGCAGTGCGTGGCAACGCGCACCGACACGGAATTCTGTCACGGCTACGCGTTCACGGGTCGACCGTTGCTGCTCGGAGAGCGCCTGGTGGTGCAAATACTCGCCACAGAGCCGATGTACGTCGGTGCTCTAGCGATGGGTCTGACCTCCTGCGATCCTGCTCGCCTAACAGCCGAAGACCTACCTGACGACAGCGATCTGTTGCTGGATCGTCCCGAGTACTGGGTGGTTTCTAAGGACGTGGCCTCTAGCCCTCAACCTGGCGACGAGATAGCCTTCACAGTGACCCACTTTGGAGAGGTTCAAATGAGCAAGAACGGCGGTCCTCCAAACGTGGTGATGCATATCGACCAGAGTCTGCAGCTCTGGGCGTTCGTCGACGTGTACGGTAGCACTCAGCGGGTCAGAATGCTGGCCAGCAGACCCACGTCTCCTCCGCGACAACGACAAAGCAACTCATCTCCGGCCACTATCGttcagcagcaacagcaacagcaacagttCTCGAATCACAGTAACGCTGCCACCGAGCTCTCCAGATTCTCCGAAATGGTTCAGTTTAAGCCGGCTGTAGGCGGTGGCACGGTCCTCGTGGTGAATCTACCGCCACAAACCAGCTGCCCGACGCCACCCTCGTCCACACCTCAGCCCACCTACGCCTCCGCGGGCCACAGAAATCCTCATCTGCACCTGCCACCAAGCGCGCTGGCGTCCACGTCGCATCCAGGATCATCCAGACAGACCTCGGCGCCGTTGACGGGCACCATGGCCAGCACGGGTTCCTCCACTTACGTCGACCCCGTCAACTACCAGAGTATGGACGGCACCCTCACGTCCCAGGCGTCGTCGCACTTGCAACAGTGGAGCGAGGGCCTTCAACCCACTCCTGGACAACCCAGCGAGTGCTCCATCTGCTACGAGAGGAGCATCGACAGCGTCCTGTACATGTGCGGACACATGTGCATGTGCTACACATGCGCCATCCAGCAGTGGTGCGGCAAGGGCGGCGGACTCTGCCCGCTCTGCAGGGCGCCCATCAAGGACGTGATTCGTATTTACAGATCCTGA
- the LOC128875402 gene encoding protein neuralized isoform X5: MEKPDLSVVVNISEFVVNVFYRAPRSSSAGTNNLPPLTFHQVHGDNITLCNGGTIARRHESFCKGITFSARPVRVGEKVCVKFLEISDNWSGVIRFGFTSNDPINLRNGLPRYACPDLTNKPGYWAKALTEKVADRDAVLFYYVTSAGDVHFGVNGEENGVFFSGVETRGPLWTIIDVYGNTTAIEFVDPNRQHFNNIRRGAEHSNEDNAQHSRHSAMDDASNAGRDLERIILPSMQSMSIHHEPDVELPGLRFQPAGVIFTPLPFHPTRGRNIRFSNQQCVATRTDTEFCHGYAFTGRPLLLGERLVVQILATEPMYVGALAMGLTSCDPARLTAEDLPDDSDLLLDRPEYWVVSKDVASSPQPGDEIAFTVTHFGEVQMSKNGGPPNVVMHIDQSLQLWAFVDVYGSTQRVRMLASRPTSPPRQRQSNSSPATIVQQQQQQQQFSNHSNAATELSRFSEMVQFKPAVGGGTVLVVNLPPQTSCPTPPSSTPQPTYASAGHRNPHLHLPPSALASTSHPGSSRQTSAPLTGTMASTGSSTYVDPVNYQSMDGTLTSQASSHLQQWSEGLQPTPGQPSECSICYERSIDSVLYMCGHMCMCYTCAIQQWCGKGGGLCPLCRAPIKDVIRIYRS; the protein is encoded by the exons CACCAAGATCGTCCAGTGCAGGTACCAACAATCTACCACCGTTGACGTTCCATCAGGTTCATGGCGACAATATCACGCTCTGCAATGGCGGGACCATCGCCAGAAGACACGAAAGCTTCTGCAAGGGCATCACGTTTAGCGCCAGGCCCGTACGAGTCGGCGAGAAG gTGTGCGTCAAGTTCCTCGAGATCTCCGACAACTGGAGCGGCGTGATAAGGTTCGGTTTCACGAGCAACGACCCCATCAACCTTCGAAACGGTCTGCCCAGGTACGCCTGTCCAGACTTGACGAACAAACCAGGCTATTGGGCGAAGGCTCTGACCGAGAAGGTGGCAGACAGAGACGCCGTCCTGTTCTACTACGTGACGTCGGCCGGCGACGTCCACTTCGGCGTGAACGGCGAAGAAAATGGCGTGTTCTTCAGCGGCGTGGAGACTCGCGGCCCCTTATGGACGATCATCGACGTCTACGGCAACACCACCGCCATCGAGTTCGTCGATCCCAACAGACAGCACTTCAACAACATCAGGAGAGGCGCCGAGCATAGCAACGAGGACAATGCGCAGCACAGCAGGCACTCGGCCATGGACGATGCCAGCAACGCCGGCAGGGACCTCGAGAGGATCATCCTTCCGTCCATGCAGAGCATGTCTATCCATCACGAGCCCGACGTCGAGCTGCCAGGGCTCAGGTTTCAACCGGCAGGCGTCATCTTCACACCGTTACCTTTCCACCC GACTCGAGGCAGGAACATCCGCTTCAGTAACCAGCAGTGCGTGGCAACGCGCACCGACACGGAATTCTGTCACGGCTACGCGTTCACGGGTCGACCGTTGCTGCTCGGAGAGCGCCTGGTGGTGCAAATACTCGCCACAGAGCCGATGTACGTCGGTGCTCTAGCGATGGGTCTGACCTCCTGCGATCCTGCTCGCCTAACAGCCGAAGACCTACCTGACGACAGCGATCTGTTGCTGGATCGTCCCGAGTACTGGGTGGTTTCTAAGGACGTGGCCTCTAGCCCTCAACCTGGCGACGAGATAGCCTTCACAGTGACCCACTTTGGAGAGGTTCAAATGAGCAAGAACGGCGGTCCTCCAAACGTGGTGATGCATATCGACCAGAGTCTGCAGCTCTGGGCGTTCGTCGACGTGTACGGTAGCACTCAGCGGGTCAGAATGCTGGCCAGCAGACCCACGTCTCCTCCGCGACAACGACAAAGCAACTCATCTCCGGCCACTATCGttcagcagcaacagcaacagcaacagttCTCGAATCACAGTAACGCTGCCACCGAGCTCTCCAGATTCTCCGAAATGGTTCAGTTTAAGCCGGCTGTAGGCGGTGGCACGGTCCTCGTGGTGAATCTACCGCCACAAACCAGCTGCCCGACGCCACCCTCGTCCACACCTCAGCCCACCTACGCCTCCGCGGGCCACAGAAATCCTCATCTGCACCTGCCACCAAGCGCGCTGGCGTCCACGTCGCATCCAGGATCATCCAGACAGACCTCGGCGCCGTTGACGGGCACCATGGCCAGCACGGGTTCCTCCACTTACGTCGACCCCGTCAACTACCAGAGTATGGACGGCACCCTCACGTCCCAGGCGTCGTCGCACTTGCAACAGTGGAGCGAGGGCCTTCAACCCACTCCTGGACAACCCAGCGAGTGCTCCATCTGCTACGAGAGGAGCATCGACAGCGTCCTGTACATGTGCGGACACATGTGCATGTGCTACACATGCGCCATCCAGCAGTGGTGCGGCAAGGGCGGCGGACTCTGCCCGCTCTGCAGGGCGCCCATCAAGGACGTGATTCGTATTTACAGATCCTGA
- the LOC128875402 gene encoding protein neuralized isoform X2: MSDPIAVDIRASRSNQLMDSRGSPGPVTVQAYPECTLGISWREYPRIPYQRVMKYRRGNARPASRAPRSSSAGTNNLPPLTFHQVHGDNITLCNGGTIARRHESFCKGITFSARPVRVGEKVCVKFLEISDNWSGVIRFGFTSNDPINLRNGLPRYACPDLTNKPGYWAKALTEKVADRDAVLFYYVTSAGDVHFGVNGEENGVFFSGVETRGPLWTIIDVYGNTTAIEFVDPNRQHFNNIRRGAEHSNEDNAQHSRHSAMDDASNAGRDLERIILPSMQSMSIHHEPDVELPGLRFQPAGVIFTPLPFHPTRGRNIRFSNQQCVATRTDTEFCHGYAFTGRPLLLGERLVVQILATEPMYVGALAMGLTSCDPARLTAEDLPDDSDLLLDRPEYWVVSKDVASSPQPGDEIAFTVTHFGEVQMSKNGGPPNVVMHIDQSLQLWAFVDVYGSTQRVRMLASRPTSPPRQRQSNSSPATIVQQQQQQQQFSNHSNAATELSRFSEMVQFKPAVGGGTVLVVNLPPQTSCPTPPSSTPQPTYASAGHRNPHLHLPPSALASTSHPGSSRQTSAPLTGTMASTGSSTYVDPVNYQSMDGTLTSQASSHLQQWSEGLQPTPGQPSECSICYERSIDSVLYMCGHMCMCYTCAIQQWCGKGGGLCPLCRAPIKDVIRIYRS, translated from the exons ATGTCCGACCCAATAGCAGTCGACATTCGAGCGTCCAGGAGCAATCAACTCATGGATTCGCGTGGTTCCCCAGGCCCAGTCACGGTCCAAGCGTATCCTGAATGCACCCTGGGAATATCCTGGCGGGAATATCCACGCATTCCGTATCAACGAGTTATGAAATACCGACGTGGAAACGCTCGGCCTGCTTCGAGAG CACCAAGATCGTCCAGTGCAGGTACCAACAATCTACCACCGTTGACGTTCCATCAGGTTCATGGCGACAATATCACGCTCTGCAATGGCGGGACCATCGCCAGAAGACACGAAAGCTTCTGCAAGGGCATCACGTTTAGCGCCAGGCCCGTACGAGTCGGCGAGAAG gTGTGCGTCAAGTTCCTCGAGATCTCCGACAACTGGAGCGGCGTGATAAGGTTCGGTTTCACGAGCAACGACCCCATCAACCTTCGAAACGGTCTGCCCAGGTACGCCTGTCCAGACTTGACGAACAAACCAGGCTATTGGGCGAAGGCTCTGACCGAGAAGGTGGCAGACAGAGACGCCGTCCTGTTCTACTACGTGACGTCGGCCGGCGACGTCCACTTCGGCGTGAACGGCGAAGAAAATGGCGTGTTCTTCAGCGGCGTGGAGACTCGCGGCCCCTTATGGACGATCATCGACGTCTACGGCAACACCACCGCCATCGAGTTCGTCGATCCCAACAGACAGCACTTCAACAACATCAGGAGAGGCGCCGAGCATAGCAACGAGGACAATGCGCAGCACAGCAGGCACTCGGCCATGGACGATGCCAGCAACGCCGGCAGGGACCTCGAGAGGATCATCCTTCCGTCCATGCAGAGCATGTCTATCCATCACGAGCCCGACGTCGAGCTGCCAGGGCTCAGGTTTCAACCGGCAGGCGTCATCTTCACACCGTTACCTTTCCACCC GACTCGAGGCAGGAACATCCGCTTCAGTAACCAGCAGTGCGTGGCAACGCGCACCGACACGGAATTCTGTCACGGCTACGCGTTCACGGGTCGACCGTTGCTGCTCGGAGAGCGCCTGGTGGTGCAAATACTCGCCACAGAGCCGATGTACGTCGGTGCTCTAGCGATGGGTCTGACCTCCTGCGATCCTGCTCGCCTAACAGCCGAAGACCTACCTGACGACAGCGATCTGTTGCTGGATCGTCCCGAGTACTGGGTGGTTTCTAAGGACGTGGCCTCTAGCCCTCAACCTGGCGACGAGATAGCCTTCACAGTGACCCACTTTGGAGAGGTTCAAATGAGCAAGAACGGCGGTCCTCCAAACGTGGTGATGCATATCGACCAGAGTCTGCAGCTCTGGGCGTTCGTCGACGTGTACGGTAGCACTCAGCGGGTCAGAATGCTGGCCAGCAGACCCACGTCTCCTCCGCGACAACGACAAAGCAACTCATCTCCGGCCACTATCGttcagcagcaacagcaacagcaacagttCTCGAATCACAGTAACGCTGCCACCGAGCTCTCCAGATTCTCCGAAATGGTTCAGTTTAAGCCGGCTGTAGGCGGTGGCACGGTCCTCGTGGTGAATCTACCGCCACAAACCAGCTGCCCGACGCCACCCTCGTCCACACCTCAGCCCACCTACGCCTCCGCGGGCCACAGAAATCCTCATCTGCACCTGCCACCAAGCGCGCTGGCGTCCACGTCGCATCCAGGATCATCCAGACAGACCTCGGCGCCGTTGACGGGCACCATGGCCAGCACGGGTTCCTCCACTTACGTCGACCCCGTCAACTACCAGAGTATGGACGGCACCCTCACGTCCCAGGCGTCGTCGCACTTGCAACAGTGGAGCGAGGGCCTTCAACCCACTCCTGGACAACCCAGCGAGTGCTCCATCTGCTACGAGAGGAGCATCGACAGCGTCCTGTACATGTGCGGACACATGTGCATGTGCTACACATGCGCCATCCAGCAGTGGTGCGGCAAGGGCGGCGGACTCTGCCCGCTCTGCAGGGCGCCCATCAAGGACGTGATTCGTATTTACAGATCCTGA